In the genome of Candidatus Poribacteria bacterium, one region contains:
- the rplD gene encoding 50S ribosomal protein L4 codes for MAALDVYDRSGDTLKQRELSDAFINATVNEAVIHQCVVAHLANQRRGTASTKTRSEVRGSGKKLYRQKGTGRARVGDGQSPIRVHGGVAFGPKPRSYRQRTPKKIRQLGLQSALAAKFQSDDCILIEDFTLDAPKTKDMVQLVGNLGIADKVLFVLGQSESNIHLSVRNIPNVNSCVWNTLNVYDVLWHDKIVFTESAAEKIEEKFAQPTDDLSVEEA; via the coding sequence ATGGCAGCTTTAGACGTATACGATCGTTCTGGAGATACCCTAAAACAAAGAGAGTTATCTGACGCATTCATAAATGCAACTGTTAATGAGGCAGTTATACATCAGTGCGTCGTTGCGCACCTTGCAAACCAACGTCGAGGCACTGCTTCCACCAAAACACGTTCAGAAGTCCGTGGGAGTGGCAAAAAGCTATATCGCCAGAAAGGAACAGGTCGTGCCCGAGTCGGAGACGGCCAATCTCCAATACGGGTGCATGGCGGCGTTGCATTCGGCCCAAAGCCGCGCAGCTATCGTCAACGCACCCCGAAGAAGATACGTCAACTCGGATTACAATCGGCTTTAGCAGCCAAATTTCAAAGTGATGATTGCATTCTGATTGAAGACTTTACGTTAGATGCTCCGAAAACGAAGGATATGGTTCAACTTGTAGGGAATTTAGGGATCGCGGATAAAGTCCTCTTTGTCCTCGGTCAATCCGAATCTAATATCCATCTATCTGTACGGAATATCCCGAACGTAAACAGTTGTGTTTGGAATACCCTTAATGTGTACGATGTGCTTTGGCATGATAAGATTGTCTTCACTGAAAGTGCAGCGGAAAAGATAGAAGAAAAGTTCGCTCAGCCAACAGATGATTTATCAGTTGAGGAAGCATAG
- the rplC gene encoding 50S ribosomal protein L3, producing the protein MSSGILGKKIGMTQIFDESGAAIPVTVVEAGPCPIVQVKTQDREGYNAIQLGFGSRRENKVNRPESGHFQKANVTPHRFLREVRVESTEGLDVGSSIDVGIFSPGDFVDVTGTSKGRGFTGVVKRWGFAGMKQTHGSEKNHRRPGSIGHSAWPSRVFKGKKMPGRHGGKQATTQNLQIVQADSDRNLLLVKGAVPGPPNGLLIIKKAVKAEQ; encoded by the coding sequence ATGAGTAGTGGAATATTAGGAAAAAAGATTGGCATGACACAAATCTTTGACGAATCCGGGGCTGCAATCCCAGTCACGGTTGTCGAAGCGGGTCCCTGCCCGATAGTACAGGTTAAAACGCAAGACCGTGAGGGTTATAATGCCATCCAATTAGGCTTCGGCTCTCGGCGCGAAAACAAGGTCAATCGCCCTGAAAGCGGACATTTCCAAAAAGCGAATGTCACACCACATCGATTTTTGCGGGAAGTGCGTGTTGAGAGTACAGAAGGTTTGGACGTTGGCTCAAGCATTGACGTGGGCATTTTCTCGCCTGGGGATTTCGTTGATGTGACGGGAACATCGAAAGGGCGTGGATTCACGGGTGTGGTTAAACGGTGGGGATTTGCGGGTATGAAACAGACACACGGTAGTGAAAAAAACCATCGGCGCCCGGGCTCCATCGGCCATAGTGCATGGCCCTCGCGCGTTTTCAAAGGTAAAAAGATGCCCGGACGGCATGGTGGGAAACAGGCGACGACCCAGAATCTACAGATTGTCCAAGCAGATTCTGACAGAAACCTATTGCTTGTTAAAGGTGCTGTTCCCGGCCCACCTAATGGACTACTTATTATCAAGAAGGCAGTAAAGGCTGAACAATAA
- the rpsJ gene encoding 30S ribosomal protein S10, giving the protein MDNQKIRIRLKSFDYRLLDHSAGQIAETARRTGALVSGPIPLPIKQHIYTVQRSTFKDKKSREQFQMRIHKRLLDILQTTPKTVNALMRLDLPAGVDVKITLL; this is encoded by the coding sequence GATTCGTCTGAAATCATTTGATTACCGTTTGTTAGATCACTCCGCGGGTCAAATCGCGGAGACCGCCCGGCGGACAGGCGCATTAGTCTCGGGCCCGATTCCGCTTCCGATTAAGCAGCACATTTACACTGTACAGCGATCGACATTCAAAGACAAAAAATCCCGCGAACAGTTTCAAATGCGCATTCACAAACGGTTACTGGATATTTTACAGACGACTCCCAAGACAGTTAATGCGCTAATGCGCTTAGATCTACCAGCTGGCGTTGATGTCAAAATTACGCTTCTGTAG